One stretch of Pseudoalteromonas shioyasakiensis DNA includes these proteins:
- a CDS encoding SLBB domain-containing protein, with product MKFFRLVIALFISLLFITEAHSVTPTKQQIEQFKKLPKSQQEALAKKYGLDLSMLVSADQNENQSTNEVSDTVMPRGMFDDNEDNKKITAEEKFKPEEDELKPFGYELFSGEPTTFAPSESALVPDSYIVGPGDTFTINLFGKETSAEEVIIDREGRLTISNLKPVTVSGMQYSDVVSLIKAKVKQEIIGTEAYVSMGKTRSIRIMVLGEAYKPGAYTVPSLASITHALFVSGGVSDIGSLRNIQLKRAGKTVTTLDLYNLLIKGDSSNDVILKPGDVVFIPPVGMRVSVEGEVRRPAIFELKKNESSQDLIAMAGGFNAAAYPQKTVVERYTGNSSRTVLQLNLSKRDAYKPNDGDVIRVPSSSKELDNAVTLLGAVAHPGNYAWHEGKTVSQLFGSLKADLLPIADYDYSLIVRETNLRGDIELHQFSLINAVSGEEDLELKPRDIVVVFSRFQSLESEENALAGMALTKEQLKQQEKIKLWDEYEERKFYEFIDLGSALDKELAETLSKEKEQEVLSITELLTSKEELEEHEYAVFSRKRLLKPILAKLNQQANSDDGLQIIGIRGEVFYEGVYPKPVNASVKGALLAAGGLKESAYLKSAEITRFAGKSNLEHISIDLARLVNDESSSSFELQSKDTINIYPIPNWQQDRKINIVGEVKFPGVYSISKGETLAEVIERAGGFTEFSYPEGAIFTREETRKQQQQQLKKLSEDLRRDIASKSFNNSITDASLSYQDMNNLINDLANVRAVGRLVIDLPSIMNGQRHLEVEDQDVLYIPSKRSSVSVVGEVNFSGSHLYQEELSLNDYLSRSGGLKQRADEDRIYIIKASGLIEVPNEGSWFAVNNNSQLSPGDTIVVPLDSDYIDNLTLWSTATQIVYQMGVAVAAISSL from the coding sequence GTGAAGTTTTTTAGACTTGTAATTGCGCTTTTTATCTCGCTTTTATTTATTACTGAAGCTCATTCAGTCACTCCAACTAAGCAACAAATCGAACAATTTAAAAAACTCCCCAAATCTCAACAAGAAGCACTTGCTAAGAAGTACGGCTTAGACCTCAGTATGTTAGTCTCGGCAGACCAAAACGAAAATCAATCTACGAATGAAGTCTCAGATACTGTAATGCCTAGAGGCATGTTTGACGATAACGAAGATAACAAAAAAATTACAGCAGAAGAGAAGTTCAAACCAGAAGAAGATGAGTTAAAACCATTTGGGTATGAGCTTTTTTCTGGCGAACCAACCACTTTTGCTCCGTCAGAAAGTGCACTTGTACCTGATAGTTACATTGTTGGGCCTGGTGATACTTTTACTATCAACTTGTTTGGTAAAGAAACGTCCGCAGAAGAGGTTATTATAGATCGCGAAGGTCGCTTAACTATTAGTAATCTTAAGCCGGTTACAGTTAGTGGCATGCAGTACAGTGATGTCGTGAGCTTAATAAAAGCGAAAGTTAAACAGGAAATCATTGGTACAGAGGCTTATGTATCAATGGGAAAAACGCGCTCAATCCGCATAATGGTTTTAGGTGAAGCTTATAAGCCTGGTGCATATACAGTTCCTTCTCTAGCTTCAATTACACATGCATTATTTGTGAGTGGTGGCGTGTCTGATATTGGCTCACTTAGAAATATACAATTAAAGCGTGCAGGAAAAACAGTAACAACTCTCGACTTATATAACCTATTGATAAAAGGTGATAGTAGTAACGATGTCATTTTAAAGCCGGGTGATGTTGTATTTATTCCACCAGTTGGTATGCGAGTGAGTGTTGAAGGTGAAGTACGTAGACCAGCCATTTTTGAGCTTAAAAAAAATGAATCTAGTCAAGATTTAATAGCTATGGCAGGTGGCTTTAATGCAGCTGCATATCCGCAGAAAACAGTTGTAGAACGCTACACAGGTAATAGTTCGAGAACCGTCCTGCAACTTAACTTATCTAAAAGAGATGCATATAAACCAAATGATGGAGATGTAATTCGCGTTCCATCTTCTAGTAAAGAATTAGACAATGCAGTGACTCTGCTTGGTGCTGTTGCTCATCCAGGTAACTACGCGTGGCATGAAGGAAAAACTGTCAGTCAGCTATTTGGTTCTCTAAAAGCAGATTTACTGCCAATTGCAGACTATGATTATTCATTAATTGTTCGCGAGACTAACTTACGTGGTGATATTGAGTTACATCAGTTTTCCCTCATAAATGCAGTAAGTGGTGAAGAAGACCTAGAGCTAAAGCCTCGCGATATTGTTGTTGTATTTAGTCGTTTCCAATCTTTAGAAAGTGAAGAAAATGCCCTCGCAGGCATGGCTTTGACTAAAGAGCAGTTAAAACAACAAGAAAAAATCAAGCTTTGGGATGAGTACGAAGAGCGAAAGTTTTATGAATTTATCGATCTTGGTTCAGCTTTGGATAAGGAACTAGCTGAGACACTCTCTAAAGAAAAAGAGCAAGAAGTTCTTTCTATCACAGAATTGCTCACAAGTAAGGAAGAATTAGAAGAGCATGAGTATGCTGTTTTTAGTAGAAAAAGGTTGCTTAAACCTATTTTGGCTAAACTGAACCAGCAAGCAAATTCTGATGACGGATTACAAATTATAGGTATTCGTGGTGAGGTATTTTACGAAGGTGTATATCCAAAACCTGTGAATGCATCAGTGAAAGGAGCGCTGCTAGCTGCTGGTGGCCTAAAAGAATCTGCCTATTTGAAGAGTGCTGAAATTACTCGCTTTGCAGGGAAATCTAATTTGGAACACATTAGTATTGATTTAGCTAGATTAGTTAATGATGAGTCAAGCTCATCATTTGAGTTACAAAGCAAAGATACAATTAATATTTACCCGATTCCAAATTGGCAGCAAGATAGAAAAATTAATATTGTTGGCGAAGTAAAATTCCCTGGTGTTTATAGTATTTCAAAAGGCGAAACGTTAGCCGAAGTAATTGAGCGAGCAGGCGGTTTTACTGAGTTTTCTTATCCTGAGGGGGCTATTTTTACGCGTGAGGAAACTCGAAAACAACAGCAGCAACAACTAAAGAAGTTATCTGAAGACTTACGCCGAGATATTGCTTCTAAAAGTTTTAACAACTCTATCACGGATGCGTCACTATCGTATCAAGATATGAATAATTTAATAAATGACTTAGCGAATGTTAGGGCCGTTGGTCGTTTGGTTATAGATCTACCATCAATTATGAATGGCCAGCGTCATTTAGAGGTAGAAGATCAAGATGTACTATATATACCTTCAAAACGCTCAAGTGTAAGTGTTGTAGGTGAGGTTAACTTTTCAGGCTCACACCTTTATCAGGAAGAGCTTAGCCTTAATGACTATTTAAGCCGCAGTGGTGGTTTAAAGCAACGTGCTGATGAAGACCGTATTTATATCATTAAGGCAAGTGGTTTAATTGAAGTGCCAAATGAAGGGTCTTGGTTTGCGGTTAATAATAATTCTCAGTTATCGCCAGGTGATACTATAGTAGTACCTTTAGATTCTGATTATATTGATAACCTGACTCTTTGGAGCACAGCAACACAAATAGTGTATCAAATGGGCGTAGCTGTAGCGGCTATTAGTTCATTATAA
- a CDS encoding mechanosensitive ion channel: MDTIMNWINENSGLIIHYAVQAVLALIIFFIGGRIAKFCEGLTEKAFDKKKVDKAVGSFVASIVYAIVFAATILMALSQLGIETTSFIAILGAAGLAVGLALQGSLSNFASGVLIILLRPFKSGDYVEAGGKAGTVKKIEIFSTELRTPDNKVIIMPNSSIMGSPITNFSRESTRRIDLVIGVGYDADLKEAKEVLKSVLDKEERLLKDPAYTVAVSELADSSVNFVVRPWVNSADYWPTYFDLMENIKIALDDANITIPFPQMDVHLHKED; encoded by the coding sequence TTTAATCATACATTACGCCGTTCAGGCGGTTCTAGCGCTAATCATTTTCTTCATCGGTGGTCGCATCGCTAAATTCTGCGAAGGCTTAACTGAAAAAGCATTTGATAAAAAGAAAGTCGATAAAGCTGTAGGTTCATTTGTTGCTAGCATTGTCTATGCAATTGTATTTGCTGCAACAATCTTAATGGCATTATCTCAACTTGGTATTGAGACAACATCGTTCATTGCTATTTTAGGTGCGGCAGGTCTAGCTGTAGGCTTAGCACTTCAAGGTTCACTTTCTAACTTTGCATCAGGCGTTTTAATCATCTTACTTCGTCCTTTCAAATCAGGTGACTATGTAGAAGCTGGTGGTAAAGCGGGTACAGTTAAGAAAATCGAAATTTTCTCTACAGAATTACGTACACCAGATAACAAAGTAATTATCATGCCTAACTCATCAATTATGGGCAGCCCAATTACTAACTTCTCTCGTGAATCAACTCGTCGTATCGATTTAGTTATCGGTGTTGGTTACGATGCAGATCTTAAAGAAGCGAAAGAAGTACTTAAATCAGTTTTAGATAAGGAAGAGCGCTTATTAAAAGACCCAGCATACACAGTAGCTGTATCTGAGCTTGCAGATTCAAGCGTAAACTTTGTCGTTCGCCCTTGGGTTAACTCAGCTGATTACTGGCCAACGTATTTCGATTTAATGGAAAACATTAAGATCGCATTAGATGATGCCAACATCACAATCCCATTCCCGCAAATGGATGTTCATTTGCACAAAGAAGACTAA
- a CDS encoding DUF481 domain-containing protein, giving the protein MKLKALSVLVAASAATSAFAADETKTWDVTSELGAIVTSGNTETTTLKGGIKVLHNLENWNNEYKLDGLYKEDEIENDQGVKETQRTNEKYSISAQGNYKLNEKHSHLFIYGSHVSDYFGAYRNESVISAGYGLRLIDRSDMWLNAEIGPGYKYFQYPDNSTEVDDNGESLAGEREGEVIALGKVDYNWQISDSARFTQLVSVEYGDTNTKTRSESAILAKINGSLQMKVAYNITHNSDVADDKENTDTETSLTLVYSF; this is encoded by the coding sequence ATGAAATTAAAAGCTTTATCAGTTCTAGTTGCAGCAAGCGCTGCAACTAGCGCATTCGCAGCAGATGAAACCAAAACTTGGGATGTAACCAGTGAATTAGGTGCTATCGTAACAAGCGGTAACACTGAAACAACCACACTTAAAGGTGGTATCAAGGTTCTACATAACCTAGAAAACTGGAATAACGAGTACAAGTTAGACGGTCTTTATAAAGAAGATGAGATCGAAAACGACCAAGGCGTTAAAGAAACACAGCGCACTAACGAAAAGTACTCAATCTCTGCACAAGGTAACTACAAGTTAAACGAAAAGCATTCACACCTATTCATTTACGGTTCGCACGTATCTGATTACTTTGGTGCATACCGCAACGAATCTGTTATCTCAGCGGGTTACGGTTTACGCTTAATCGACCGCTCTGATATGTGGTTAAACGCTGAAATTGGTCCGGGTTATAAATACTTCCAATACCCTGATAACAGCACAGAAGTTGATGACAACGGTGAATCACTTGCTGGTGAGCGTGAAGGCGAAGTAATCGCTTTAGGTAAAGTTGACTATAACTGGCAAATTTCAGACAGTGCACGTTTTACTCAGTTAGTATCAGTTGAATATGGTGATACCAACACTAAAACACGTTCAGAGTCTGCAATCCTTGCTAAGATCAACGGCTCATTACAAATGAAAGTGGCTTACAACATCACCCACAACTCAGATGTTGCGGATGATAAAGAAAACACAGATACAGAAACGTCACTAACGCTAGTGTATAGTTTCTAA
- the gspG gene encoding type II secretion system major pseudopilin GspG — MKKNNGFTMMELLVVIVILGLLMSLVAPKFFSKLSSSERKIAAAQMSSFETAIDTYRLDLGKYPTELSQLRKSDDPRWDGPYLPKDIPLDPWGNPYVYKTPGENGNPYSLKSYGSDGKEGGTDNNADIIHQ, encoded by the coding sequence ATGAAAAAAAATAATGGTTTTACGATGATGGAGCTACTTGTTGTTATTGTCATCTTAGGGCTTTTAATGTCACTGGTCGCGCCTAAGTTTTTTTCTAAGTTAAGTTCATCAGAGCGTAAAATAGCAGCAGCACAAATGTCATCATTTGAAACCGCTATTGATACTTATCGACTTGATTTAGGTAAATACCCAACAGAACTTTCTCAGTTACGTAAAAGTGATGATCCACGTTGGGATGGTCCTTATTTACCAAAAGATATCCCGTTAGATCCTTGGGGAAACCCTTATGTCTACAAGACCCCTGGTGAAAATGGCAATCCTTATTCACTAAAATCATACGGTAGTGATGGTAAAGAGGGTGGTACCGACAACAACGCGGATATAATACATCAATAA